In one window of Helianthus annuus cultivar XRQ/B chromosome 17, HanXRQr2.0-SUNRISE, whole genome shotgun sequence DNA:
- the LOC110924885 gene encoding uncharacterized protein LOC110924885, producing the protein MLFLKIVSDVQANNSWFQETLGATLKKIFTPMQKVTSAIKLLATGNPPDEYDEPTSHDVALLYQAHEEKYHLPGMLGSLDCTHFVRRMCSTELRGQYMRGDHIYLTVMLEAVASQDLWIWHAFCGPPGSQNDINVLQQSPLFLTQQNGTVPKCPFYVNNHLYKRGYYLTDEIYPTWSVFVKSFSYPHIVKEKKFKRQHGAARKDVERAFGVLKAKWDDGNAIAPVHIRDPLVEPVFEDTVYNKLIDKDTHYRLKYDLVEHLGEQDLSHLLADSDDE; encoded by the exons ATGTTGTTTTTAAAAATTGTGAGTGACGTGCAAGCGAATAACTCGTGGTTTCAAGAGACGCTGGGTGCGACTTTGAAGAAGATTTTTACACCGATGCAAAAAGTTACGTCGGCGATTAAGCtacttgcaaccggtaaccctcCAGACGAGtacgacga ACCTACGAGCCACGACGTTGCGCTCTTGTACCAAGCTCATGAGGAGAAATATCACCTTCCTGGGATGTTGGGTAGTCTTGACTGTACACATTTTGTTCGGAGAATGTGTTCAACGGAGTTGCGGGGCCAATATATGAGGGGGGATCACATTTACCTGACAGTTATGCTCGAAGCAGTGGCCTCTcaagatttatggatttggcatgcgTTTTGTGGTCCACCaggttcacaaaacgacatcaacgtgctccaacaatctccgttatttcttACTCAACAAAATGGAACTGTACCAAAATGCCCATTTTACGTGAACAACCACTTGTACAAGCGTGGATACTATCTTACCGATGAAATCTACCCTActtggtccgtgtttgtgaaatcATTTTCGTATCCTCACATTGTGAAAGAAAagaagttcaagaggcaacacggGGCGGCAAGAAAAGACGTGGAACGagcttttggtgttttaaaggcaAAATGGG ACGACGGAAATGCGATTGCACCGGTTCATATTCGGGATCCTCTAGTTGAGCCCGTTTTCGAAGACACTGTTTATAACAAGCTCATTGATAAAGATACGCATTATAGACTAAAATATGATCTTGTGGAGCATCTTGGAGAACAAGATTTATCCCACCTTTTGGCGGATTCCGACGACGAAtag